In Syntrophobacterales bacterium, the sequence TTTCAATCAGACGCGCCCCGTAATTCTTGAAGGTTTCATAGAGTCCAACCATGAGTTTGGCAACCTGGGCAATGTGGGCGCTCGGCACATTGAGTTTATTGGCAAGATTAAGCGCATCGTAGATCCTGAAGCCCCTGATCACATCAACGTTCATCAAGGCTATCTTGTCGTGGGGAACCGCCTCGATGTCCATGCCGCCCTCCGTGGAGAACATCACTACCGGACAGCGGGCATCGGCGCTGGCATTGACGATAATCCCCGCATAATACTCCCGGTCGATGGCAAGCTTTTCCTCGACCAGCACGCTTTCCACATAAAGCCCCTTTATCGTTGCCCCCAAAAGCTCCGCGGCAACCTTTTTCGCCTCCGCGGGGGTGTCGGCAAATTTCACCCCTCCCGCCTTGCCGCGTCCTCCCGTCCAGATCTGAACCTTGACAACAACCGGTTTCCCAATCTTTTCGGCAATGCTGGCCGCCTCTTCGGGCGTTTTGGCGACATCCCCCCGGGGAATAGGCATTCCTGCCTTTTTAAACAACGCCTTACCCTGATATTCGTGCAGTCGCGCCATACCTACCTCCTGAATTCAAATAAAAATAAAAACCGGCATCCCATTAACAGGGGGAAGCACTCGCTTCGCTTCACTACCCTTCCCGGAATACCGTAATTGATCAGAACCAGCAACCCGCAAGGTTTCTTCTGAACTACGTTAAACCACAGCGTAATGGAGTACAATACTCTCTTGCTCATAAATGATCGAAAGTTAATAAGCAATACAAGTGCCAATATTCAAAAGACGCCCTGATTTACTTATAAATGATGACGATTATCTGAAAACGAAGTTTAATATTGATAATATGATTAACAGAAGCCAGTCGCATCTGCGCTATTTTGAAGAGAGTAAGGCGCGCTGGTCGAGATCAGGCGATACACATTTAGTGCGTTATTTGCACCATAGTGCTCATAAAGCACACACGAACGGATCAGCCTACCTCCTTTTCTCTCTTTTTTAACTCTTCCCAGATATTGGTGAGCTCTCTTGCCGTTTCCTCTTCAGAACCCTCATTATTGACAATAATATCGGCATGGCGCATCTTTTCTTCAAGCGCCATCTGAGAGGCAATTCGCTCTTTTGCTTCCTGCAGGCTGTAGCCATTTCGCTGCATCAGCCTCGCTATCTGTTTTTCAGGCGGAAGATAGACGAGAAGGACAAGATCAACCAAATCCACCATGCCTGATTCAATGAGGAGCGGGATTGCCGACAAGACGATAGCCGCGGGGCTTGCCTGGCGCAGCTCGCGCAGACGCCCCTGCCATGCCTCAAAAACCGCCGGGTGAACCAGTTGGTTTAACAGCTTCAACCGGGCGGGATTGGCAAAAACTATTGCCCCCAGCTTCCGGCGATCGATCGTTCGCTCCGCACTCAGCACCCCTTCCCCAAAGTGGTGTACAATCTTTTTCCAGACTTCCCCTTCGGGCGCTTCCACCTCATGGGCCAGCTCGTCCAGATCGATCAACAGCGCCCCTTTTTCAACCAGTATCCGGGCAACCGTTGATTTCCCGCTCGCTATCCCCCCCGTCAGACCGACATTAAGCATCGCTTTTTTTCATATTTCGCTGAAAGATAATGCGCAATCCTTCGATCGTCAGCATGTCATCCACGACCTCGATGCTTCGCGCGACTCCGGCAATCAGCCTTGCCAGCCCCCCAGTCGCCACAACGAGGGGCGCCGAATCAATTTCCGCCATGATCCTCTCCACAATCCCATCCACGAGGCCTGCGTAACCGTACATAATCCCCGCCTGCATCGCGCTTACGGTATCCTTGGTGACGACAAGACGCGGCTTGCAAAGCTCAACTCTGGGCAGCTTCGCGGCCCGCTCGAAGAGCGCCTCGCTCGAAATCATTACGCCCGGAGCGATGCACCCTCCCATATATTCGCCTTTGGCCGATATGTAGTCAAAGGTCGTCGCGGTACCGAAGTCAACAACGATCATTTCCCTGTGGTATTTCTCGAAGGCGGCAACGGCATTGACAATCCTGTCGGCGCCGACCTCCCGGGGATTGTCGTAGAAAATCGGCATTCCTGTTTTAATCCCGGGACCGACGATCAGGGGTTTTATCCCGAAATATTTCAGGCAGAGCGGTTCCAGAATGTTAAGCATCGGGGGAACAACACAGGAGATAATGATGTTCGTTATCGCCTTGGAACTGATTTTGCTGTTTTTGTAGAGGTTCAGAATCAGGATGCCATATTCGTCCAGGGTCTGGTCGATAACCGTCCTGATCCGCCAGTCGTGAACCAGTTCTTCGCCGTCATAGAGGCCAAGCACCGTATTGGTATTTCCCACGTCCATAACCAGAAGCATGTCCTCACTCCCTTATGATTGTTGCGTCGCCGGCGATTATCCTCTCGACGGCGCCTGTCGCGCCGGCAAGCAGCAGCGCCCCATCCTCGTCCAGGCCGGAGACAACTCCCTCTTTTATCTCGGTACCGAAAAGAATCCTGACGTTTTTCCCCACCATTTTCGTTCGGAAAAGCCAGTTCTGCCGAATCGGCCCAAATCCCTCGCCAAGAAAAAGTTCATACCAGCGCTGGAAATTGGTGCAGAAACTGCACAGCACCTCCTCGCGGGAGTGCCGACGCCCGGTCTCCTCTAAAAGCGAAGTGGCCATTTGCCTGTATTCATGGGCAAAATCGTCTCTTTTCATATTTACGTTGATGCCGATGCCTACGATTGCCGTCATCCTTCCATTCTTCGTCCTGAGCTCCGACAGAACGCCGCACACCTTGCGACTGCGGATCAAAACATCATTGGGCCATTTGCTCTCGACGCCTTCCGGACAAAAGGTCTCGATGGTGTCCGCAACCGCAGCACCCGCCAGAAAAGTTATCTGGACCGCCTTGGCAATTGCAATTCCCGGACGGAGAATAAGGGAAAAATAAAGGTTGCACCCGGCAGGAGACTGCCATTCCCGCTGCAGGCGCCCTCGGCCGGCGGTCTGGCAATCAGCGAGCACCATCGTCCCCTCTGCTGCCCCTTCCTGCGCAAGCCGCATTGCAACAGCGTTTGTGGAATCGACATTTTCAAAATAGTAAAGAGGAAAGCCTGTCTTGAAACCACGCAGCCGCTCTCTCAACGAGGATATGTCCAGTCCGGATTCACCCATGAACGCCGCCTTTTTTGTGCTCACCGACCTTGGCCAGCCGTTTCAACTATATTCAAAGATATGTCGGCAGCCCGAACTGAGTGGGTCAAGGCCCCCACTGAAATGAAATCAACCCCTGTTTCCGCTACCTGGCGAATCCTCTCGAGCGTCATGTTGCCGGACGCCTCCAGGGGAATCCTGCCCTGGACAATCTCGACTGCGGCAGCGATCCCGGAAACATCCATGTTGTCAAGGAGTATCGAATCTGCCCCGGCCTGAAGCGCCTCTTGCAGCTCCGCGCTGTCCTTGACCTCGACCTCGATCTTGAGCGTGTGGGGAATAAATGCACGCGCCTTCTTCAAGGCAGCGGTTATTCCGCCCGCCGCGGCAATGTGATTATCCTTGATCAGCACCCCGTCATAAAGGGCAAACCGGTGGTTAAAGCCACCCCCGGCCCGCACCGCGTATTTGTCCAGCGCGCGCAGGTTCGGAACGGTTTTGCGCGTATCGATGATTCTGGCTTTGGTCCCGGCGGCCTCGTTGACAAAACGACGCGTCATGGTCGCTATGCCGCACATCCGCTGGAGCAGGTTAAGGGCAACCCGCTCCGCCGTCAGAATGGAGGCCAGCGACCCGGAAATTTCCGCAATAATCTCGCCCTTTGCGACATTTTCCCCGTCCTGCTTCCGGGGAGAAAAAATCAGCGTCGGATCAAATGTCAAAAAAACCTCGCCAAAAACCTCGATCCCGGCCAGAACAAGATCATCCTTGGCGGTTGCCGCGGCCGCCCCGTTTTCGCGTCCCGTGAGCACGGCATTAGTCGTCATATCGCCGGCCCCGACATCCTCGGCAAGGGCGCTCCTGATAAAATCCTTTAATGCATAGCGCGGCCACATACGTTCACTCCTTATGCCTGTTATTTGCCCGGAACCGGCGGCGCCAGCAGGCAGAAGCCGTAGCGCCCTCCGACTTTTCACTGCCGATTACGCTGCGCCAATCGATTCGGCATACTGCATTTGTATGAAAATCCCCCCCATCCCCCCTTTGCCAAAGGGGGGCAAGGGGGGATTTTCATCGTTCGTTGTGCCAGCTTCGGGCATGGTGGTTTATACATTTTCCTGAAGTTCAATGATTTTCTTCAGAGCCGTGCCGAGCGCATTTTTCTTCTCCTCAAAATCACGCAGCTTCGCCTGTTCCTTGCCGACCACCTCCGCCGCCGCTTTCGCAAGGAAATCGGGATTGGCAAGTTTTTTACCGACAACGCCAAGATCCTTTTCGACCTTGGCGATCTCCCTGGCAAGACGGGTTTTTTCTCCCTCTATATCGATGGTCCCGGCAAGGAAGACATAAATGCGGACCGGACCGGCTAGCGCCGTGGCCACTCCCTTCGGCTCTGCGATCTCGTCCGAGATCTCCAGACTCTGGAGGTTGGCCAGGCCTGCGATATAGGCACGCCCCTTCTCCAGCGTTTCCCGGAGCGGCAAAGAGGGGGCCGTCAGTTGCACCGTAAGCTTCAGAGACGGCGCAATCGCCATCTCGCCCCGGATATTGCGGATCCGCGTTATCACCTCCCGGATCATCTCCAGCTCGCCTTCTGCAGCCGGATCGTCAATGCCTCCATCAGCCTTGGGAAAATCGCTGGTCATGATGGACTTTCCATCCGCACCCAGCGCCTGCCATATTTCCTCGGTAACAAAAGGCATGAACGGATGCAGGAGCTTCAGCGCCGTCTTCAGCGTAAAAAGCAGGGTCGCTTGAGCCGCCAACTTTTTTGCGGGATCGACATTTCCGTACAACGCCGGTTTGGCAAGCTCCAGATACCAGTCGCAGAACTCGTGCCAGATAAACTGATAGACCGCTGCCGCCGCATCGTTAAACCGATAGTCGTCGAGGCTGGAAATCACCTCGGAGACAGCCCGGTTCAGCCGGGATTTTATCCAGCGGTCGGCAAGCGACAGGTCGCCTGCCGGCACCAAGCTGCCGGCCTCATAGTCTTCAAGGTTCATCAGCGAAAACCGGGTCGCATTCCAGATTTTGTTGACGAAGAATTTGTGCCCCTCGATCCGCTCTTCCGACATCCGGACATCCCGCCCCTGGGCGCTGAAGGCGGCCAGCGTAAAGCGGAAGGCATCCGTTCCGAACTTGTCCATCATCTCCAGCGGATCGATGACGTTTCCCTTGGACTTGCTCATCTTGTCGCCGTTTTCATCCCGGACGAGGGCGTGCAGATAGACATCCCGGAAAGGAACCTCATCCATCACGTAAATCCCCAGCATCATCATCCGGGCGACCCAGAAAAACAGGATGTCGAAACCGGTGACCAGAAGCGAGGTGGGATAAAAGGTCTGGAGCAACTCGGTCTTTGCGGGCCAGCCCAGCGTGGAAAACGGCCAAAGCCCGGAGCTGAACCAGGTGTCGAGGACGTCCTCCTCCTGGCGGAGCTTGGCGCTTCCACAGTGCGGGCATTGGTCAGGATCATGGACGGAGACTATCGTTTTTTTGCACGCATCGCAGTTCCAGACCGGAATCCGGTGCCCCCA encodes:
- the coaE gene encoding dephospho-CoA kinase (Dephospho-CoA kinase (CoaE) performs the final step in coenzyme A biosynthesis.) translates to MLNVGLTGGIASGKSTVARILVEKGALLIDLDELAHEVEAPEGEVWKKIVHHFGEGVLSAERTIDRRKLGAIVFANPARLKLLNQLVHPAVFEAWQGRLRELRQASPAAIVLSAIPLLIESGMVDLVDLVLLVYLPPEKQIARLMQRNGYSLQEAKERIASQMALEEKMRHADIIVNNEGSEEETARELTNIWEELKKREKEVG
- a CDS encoding type III pantothenate kinase, which produces MLLVMDVGNTNTVLGLYDGEELVHDWRIRTVIDQTLDEYGILILNLYKNSKISSKAITNIIISCVVPPMLNILEPLCLKYFGIKPLIVGPGIKTGMPIFYDNPREVGADRIVNAVAAFEKYHREMIVVDFGTATTFDYISAKGEYMGGCIAPGVMISSEALFERAAKLPRVELCKPRLVVTKDTVSAMQAGIMYGYAGLVDGIVERIMAEIDSAPLVVATGGLARLIAGVARSIEVVDDMLTIEGLRIIFQRNMKKSDA
- a CDS encoding biotin--[acetyl-CoA-carboxylase] ligase; amino-acid sequence: MGESGLDISSLRERLRGFKTGFPLYYFENVDSTNAVAMRLAQEGAAEGTMVLADCQTAGRGRLQREWQSPAGCNLYFSLILRPGIAIAKAVQITFLAGAAVADTIETFCPEGVESKWPNDVLIRSRKVCGVLSELRTKNGRMTAIVGIGINVNMKRDDFAHEYRQMATSLLEETGRRHSREEVLCSFCTNFQRWYELFLGEGFGPIRQNWLFRTKMVGKNVRILFGTEIKEGVVSGLDEDGALLLAGATGAVERIIAGDATIIRE
- the nadC gene encoding carboxylating nicotinate-nucleotide diphosphorylase, whose amino-acid sequence is MWPRYALKDFIRSALAEDVGAGDMTTNAVLTGRENGAAAATAKDDLVLAGIEVFGEVFLTFDPTLIFSPRKQDGENVAKGEIIAEISGSLASILTAERVALNLLQRMCGIATMTRRFVNEAAGTKARIIDTRKTVPNLRALDKYAVRAGGGFNHRFALYDGVLIKDNHIAAAGGITAALKKARAFIPHTLKIEVEVKDSAELQEALQAGADSILLDNMDVSGIAAAVEIVQGRIPLEASGNMTLERIRQVAETGVDFISVGALTHSVRAADISLNIVETAGQGR
- a CDS encoding valine--tRNA ligase — protein: MENGLLAKTFEPREAELKWYQYWVEHDLFHAEDKSDKEPFAIVIPPPNVTGMLHMGHALNNVLQDICCRYKRMQGKNVLWMPGTDHAGIATQNVVEQQLAKEGLTRHDLGREKFIERVWQWREQSGGVIINQLKRLGSSCDWARERFTMDEGLSKAVREVFVRLYNDGLIYQGNYIVNWCPRCLTAISDLEVEYHQEGGNLWNIRYPFVNGEGEIVVATTRPETMLGDTAVAVNPNDERYRQLVGKEVILPLVGRKIPIIADDYVTMEFGSGAVKITPASDPNDFAMAGRHGLAIIKIMDDNAVINQNGGVYAGQDRYECRKNIVRDLEEGGFLVSVEPYSHNIGKCYRCKTDIEPAVSRQWFVKIEPLAKKAIAAVQNGSIRIIPKGWENTYFEWMNNIRDWCISRQIWWGHRIPVWNCDACKKTIVSVHDPDQCPHCGSAKLRQEEDVLDTWFSSGLWPFSTLGWPAKTELLQTFYPTSLLVTGFDILFFWVARMMMLGIYVMDEVPFRDVYLHALVRDENGDKMSKSKGNVIDPLEMMDKFGTDAFRFTLAAFSAQGRDVRMSEERIEGHKFFVNKIWNATRFSLMNLEDYEAGSLVPAGDLSLADRWIKSRLNRAVSEVISSLDDYRFNDAAAAVYQFIWHEFCDWYLELAKPALYGNVDPAKKLAAQATLLFTLKTALKLLHPFMPFVTEEIWQALGADGKSIMTSDFPKADGGIDDPAAEGELEMIREVITRIRNIRGEMAIAPSLKLTVQLTAPSLPLRETLEKGRAYIAGLANLQSLEISDEIAEPKGVATALAGPVRIYVFLAGTIDIEGEKTRLAREIAKVEKDLGVVGKKLANPDFLAKAAAEVVGKEQAKLRDFEEKKNALGTALKKIIELQENV